The window GCATCCGCCGGGACGCCACGGCCAGCCGCTACAATCTGAAGATCCGGACGCGCTACACGCTCTATACGGCCGATGGCCGCACCGTGCTCTTCAGCGGCGAAAGCAACGCTTCGAGCGGTTACTCGGCGCTGGACCTGGAAGCCCAGTACGGCACCATCTCCGCCGAGCGCGACGCCCGCGAACGTTCGAGCAAAGTCATCGCAAACGATATCGCCCAGCGGCTGGCGGTCTACTTCGCCGCACAGTCGCCGGACGGCGCCTGAAGAAAGCACGATGAAGATCGACGCCCGCTCGGCTGACCGCTTCACCCAAAAGCCCGACCCGAAGATTCGCGCCGTTCTGCTTTACGGGCCCGACGGCGGGCT of the Limibacillus sp. genome contains:
- the lptE gene encoding LPS assembly lipoprotein LptE, encoding MAAAPPPRTACTPCASPRXXLRVSIKERIQSLGIRRDATASRYNLKIRTRYTLYTADGRTVLFSGESNASSGYSALDLEAQYGTISAERDARERSSKVIANDIAQRLAVYFAAQSPDGA